The Pseudomonas allokribbensis genome has a window encoding:
- a CDS encoding SDR family oxidoreductase, whose amino-acid sequence MSKPLIIITGASSGIGEATARRLSAAGHPLLLLARRIERLEALALPNTLSRRVDITDRAALLAAVAEAEAQFGPADALINNAGVMLLGEMSKQDPAQWDQMLDVNVKGLLNGVHAVVAGMIERKHGTIINVSSVAGRKTFPNHVAYVGTKFAVHGLSENLREELSPHNVRVTTIAPGAVETELLSHTTDEAIKTGYQAWKQDMGGTVLSAEDVATAIAYAYGQPQGVCIREIVMAATRQQA is encoded by the coding sequence ATGAGCAAGCCATTGATCATCATCACCGGCGCCAGCTCGGGCATCGGCGAAGCCACCGCACGGCGCTTGAGCGCTGCCGGTCACCCCCTGCTGTTGCTGGCGCGCCGTATCGAACGCCTCGAAGCGCTGGCACTGCCGAACACCCTCAGCCGCCGCGTCGACATCACCGACCGCGCCGCGTTGCTGGCCGCTGTTGCCGAGGCTGAGGCGCAATTCGGCCCGGCCGATGCGCTGATCAACAACGCCGGGGTGATGCTGCTGGGCGAGATGAGCAAACAGGACCCGGCGCAGTGGGACCAGATGCTCGACGTCAACGTGAAAGGCTTGCTTAACGGCGTGCACGCGGTGGTCGCCGGGATGATCGAGCGCAAGCACGGCACCATCATCAACGTCAGCTCGGTGGCCGGGCGCAAGACGTTCCCGAACCATGTGGCGTACGTCGGCACCAAGTTTGCGGTGCACGGGTTGTCGGAAAACCTGCGTGAAGAGCTGTCGCCGCATAACGTGCGCGTGACCACTATTGCGCCGGGGGCGGTGGAAACCGAATTGCTGAGCCACACCACGGATGAGGCGATCAAGACCGGGTATCAGGCTTGGAAGCAGGACATGGGTGGGACGGTGCTGAGTGCCGAGGATGTGGCGACGGCGATTGCTTATGCGTATGGGCAGCCGCAGGGGGTTTGTATTCGGGAGATTGTGATGGCTGCTACCCGCCAGCAAGCCTGA